One Kitasatospora sp. NBC_01266 genomic window carries:
- a CDS encoding dihydrolipoamide acetyltransferase family protein has protein sequence MPIVREFTLPDLGEGLTGAEVVRWLVEVGDVIAVDQPVVEVETAKAMVEVPCPYGGVVTARYGEVGEERAVGQPLVTVAVSPEPGTDVPGLGGAAENERPLVGFGVAEGGKGSRRRRVGVGVGGGSAPVVTQPAPVVEPLPVRTAIAVISPLVRKLAREHGVDLTAVAGSGPDGLIMRADVQRAIQPVATPAPATVSADAEVVPLRGLRRTVAEKLTRSHHEIPAVTVWVDADATELLAVRAQMNQAPDAPKVSLLALFARICVAALARHPELNSSVDLDANGTPVALRRHTAVHLGFAAQSERGLVVPVVRDAQQLTTEQLGAELGRLTASARAGSLTPAELTGGTFTLNNYGVFGVDGSTPILNHPEAAMLGVGRITAKPWVHEGELAVRQVTQLSFTFDHRVCDGGTAGGFLRFVADCVERPGMLLRQL, from the coding sequence ATGCCGATCGTGCGCGAGTTCACCCTGCCCGACCTCGGTGAGGGGCTCACCGGGGCCGAGGTGGTGCGCTGGCTGGTGGAGGTCGGCGACGTGATCGCCGTCGACCAGCCGGTGGTCGAGGTGGAGACCGCCAAGGCGATGGTGGAGGTGCCCTGCCCGTACGGCGGGGTGGTCACCGCGCGCTACGGCGAGGTCGGCGAGGAGCGGGCGGTGGGGCAGCCGCTGGTCACCGTGGCCGTCTCGCCGGAGCCCGGGACGGACGTGCCCGGCCTGGGCGGCGCCGCCGAGAACGAGCGTCCGCTGGTCGGCTTCGGCGTGGCGGAGGGCGGCAAGGGCTCGCGCCGCCGCCGGGTGGGCGTCGGTGTCGGCGGCGGCAGCGCGCCGGTCGTCACGCAGCCCGCGCCGGTCGTCGAGCCGCTGCCCGTCCGCACCGCGATCGCCGTCATCTCCCCGCTGGTGCGCAAGCTGGCCCGGGAGCACGGGGTCGACCTGACCGCCGTCGCCGGCAGCGGCCCGGACGGCCTGATCATGCGCGCCGACGTGCAGCGGGCGATCCAGCCGGTGGCAACCCCCGCACCCGCCACGGTGTCTGCGGACGCGGAGGTCGTCCCGCTGCGCGGCCTGCGCCGCACGGTGGCCGAGAAGCTCACCCGCAGCCACCACGAGATCCCGGCGGTCACTGTCTGGGTGGACGCGGACGCGACCGAACTGCTCGCCGTGCGCGCCCAGATGAACCAGGCACCGGACGCCCCGAAGGTCAGCCTGCTCGCACTGTTCGCCCGGATCTGCGTGGCCGCGCTGGCCCGCCACCCCGAGCTCAACTCCAGCGTGGACCTGGACGCGAACGGCACCCCGGTCGCGCTGCGCCGGCACACCGCCGTCCACCTGGGCTTCGCCGCCCAGAGCGAGCGCGGCCTGGTGGTCCCGGTGGTGCGCGACGCGCAGCAGCTCACCACCGAGCAACTGGGCGCCGAACTGGGCCGGTTGACAGCTTCCGCACGCGCCGGCTCGCTCACCCCGGCCGAGCTGACCGGCGGCACCTTCACGCTCAACAACTACGGCGTCTTCGGCGTCGACGGCTCCACCCCGATCCTCAACCACCCGGAGGCGGCCATGCTCGGGGTGGGCCGGATCACGGCCAAACCATGGGTCCACGAAGGTGAGTTGGCGGTCCGCCAAGTGACCCAGCTGTCGTTCACCTTCGACCACCGGGTCTGCGACGGCGGCACGGCGGGCGGCTTCCTGCGCTTCGTCGCGGACTGCGTGGAGCGGCCGGGGATGCTGCTGCGGCAGCTCTGA
- a CDS encoding ATP-binding protein: MRSCTLPTFPQPPDWSAAREELRDLLTTAGWSTDLIHDAELALHELFVNAWKHGGSPAPVVVVVLLADQAFRTLRVSVADDSPALPEQRTRTADPYELSGRGLHLVRSLTHRFGAAPHKRGGKRVWFELDSAA, translated from the coding sequence ATGCGTTCCTGCACCCTGCCCACCTTCCCCCAGCCGCCCGACTGGTCCGCCGCCCGGGAGGAGCTGCGCGACCTCCTCACCACCGCCGGGTGGTCCACCGACCTCATCCACGACGCCGAACTCGCCCTGCACGAGCTCTTCGTCAACGCCTGGAAGCACGGCGGCAGCCCCGCGCCCGTCGTCGTTGTCGTGCTCCTCGCCGACCAGGCCTTCCGCACGCTCCGCGTCTCCGTCGCCGACGACAGCCCCGCCCTGCCCGAGCAGCGCACCCGCACCGCCGACCCCTACGAGCTGTCCGGCCGGGGCCTGCACCTGGTCCGCTCGCTCACGCATCGGTTCGGCGCCGCCCCGCACAAGCGCGGAGGCAAGCGGGTCTGGTTCGAGCTGGACTCGGCCGCGTGA
- a CDS encoding alpha-ketoacid dehydrogenase subunit beta yields the protein MAQALNAALRDEMRADPMVHLLGEDVGALGGVFRITDGLTAEFGADRCLDTPLAEAGILGTAIGMAMYGLRPVVEMQFDAFAYPAMEQLVSHVAKMRNRTAGRLALPITVRIPYGGGIGGVEHHSDSSEAYYASTPGLHVVTPATVDDAYGLLRASIASDDPVIFLEPKRLYWSKAELNTSAATEPIGRAVLRRPGNSAVLITYGPSLPVCLEAAEAAKAEGWDLAVLDLRSLVPFDDATVAEVVRSVGRAVVVHESTGFGGIGAEIAARVTERCFHHLAAPVLRVTGFDIPYPPPMLEHHHLPGVDRILDAVAKLQWED from the coding sequence ATGGCGCAGGCGCTCAACGCCGCGCTGCGCGACGAGATGCGCGCCGACCCGATGGTGCACCTGCTGGGCGAGGACGTCGGCGCCCTGGGCGGCGTCTTCCGGATCACCGACGGCCTGACGGCCGAGTTCGGCGCCGACCGCTGCCTGGACACCCCGCTCGCCGAGGCGGGCATCCTGGGCACCGCGATCGGCATGGCGATGTACGGCCTACGTCCCGTGGTGGAGATGCAGTTCGACGCCTTCGCCTACCCGGCGATGGAGCAACTCGTCTCGCACGTAGCCAAGATGCGCAACCGCACGGCCGGCCGGCTGGCGCTGCCGATCACCGTCCGGATCCCCTACGGCGGCGGGATCGGCGGGGTCGAGCACCACAGCGACTCCTCCGAGGCCTACTACGCGAGCACCCCGGGCCTGCACGTGGTCACCCCGGCCACCGTGGACGACGCCTACGGGCTGCTGCGCGCCTCGATCGCCTCCGACGACCCGGTGATCTTCCTGGAGCCCAAGCGGCTCTACTGGTCCAAGGCCGAGCTGAACACCAGCGCCGCCACCGAGCCGATCGGCCGCGCGGTGCTGCGCCGCCCCGGCAACTCGGCGGTGCTGATCACCTACGGGCCCTCGCTGCCGGTCTGCCTGGAGGCCGCCGAGGCCGCGAAGGCCGAGGGCTGGGACCTCGCGGTGCTCGACCTGCGCAGCCTGGTGCCGTTCGACGACGCCACGGTGGCCGAGGTGGTCCGCTCGGTGGGCCGCGCGGTGGTGGTCCACGAGTCGACCGGCTTCGGCGGGATCGGCGCGGAGATCGCCGCCCGGGTCACCGAGCGCTGCTTCCACCACCTGGCCGCACCCGTCCTGCGGGTGACCGGCTTCGACATCCCGTACCCGCCGCCGATGCTGGAGCACCACCACCTGCCCGGGGTGGACCGGATCCTGGACGCGGTCGCCAAGCTGCAGTGGGAGGACTGA